The proteins below are encoded in one region of Mycobacterium pseudokansasii:
- a CDS encoding type 1 glutamine amidotransferase domain-containing protein has translation MSNELQGKRIAILAADGVEKVELEQPRAVLLQAGAQVEVVSLRGGEIQAREHDLDPAGRFAVDRVVAQASVGEFDGLVLPGGTVNPDKLRSDSTAVSFVRDFVESGKPVAAICHGPWTLVEAGVVKGRTLTSYPSIRTDLRNAGANVVDEEVVVDGNLITSRSPSDLPTFCSTIVNALAQAAG, from the coding sequence ATGTCGAACGAGTTGCAAGGCAAGAGGATCGCCATCCTGGCTGCCGATGGCGTGGAAAAAGTCGAACTGGAGCAACCGCGCGCGGTGCTGCTACAGGCCGGTGCTCAGGTGGAGGTCGTGTCGTTGCGGGGCGGCGAAATCCAGGCGCGGGAACACGATCTCGATCCGGCCGGCAGGTTCGCGGTCGACCGAGTGGTTGCGCAGGCATCGGTGGGCGAGTTCGACGGCCTGGTATTGCCCGGTGGGACTGTGAACCCCGACAAGCTACGTTCCGACAGCACTGCAGTCTCGTTCGTCCGTGACTTCGTTGAGTCCGGAAAGCCGGTCGCCGCAATCTGTCACGGGCCCTGGACGTTGGTCGAGGCAGGCGTGGTGAAAGGACGAACGCTGACCTCCTATCCCAGCATTCGCACCGACTTGCGCAACGCCGGCGCCAACGTCGTCGACGAAGAGGTTGTCGTGGACGGCAATTTGATCACCAGTCGCTCACCGTCGGACCTTCCGACGTTCTGCTCGACGATTGTCAATGCATTGGCGCAGGCCGCGGGGTAG
- a CDS encoding HemK2/MTQ2 family protein methyltransferase, whose product MTTTYPALDGAMVADMVYQPQFDSRLLVDTMRRTGLIPRRRVLDLCTGSGFVAIAAAEMGCASVTAFDICPHAVRCSRDNVADAGVDVDVRQGSWARAFDCAPFEVIVSNPPYVPAPPVDDSDAISPAAGPSWAWNAGLDGRLVLDPLCESAAKLLCDGGSLLLVQSALAGVQRSLDCLLATGLNAEVFASQWIPFGPVLSARAAWLEETGRVPRGCRDEELVVIRADKS is encoded by the coding sequence TTGACGACCACCTACCCGGCCTTGGATGGCGCCATGGTCGCCGACATGGTGTACCAGCCGCAATTCGATTCCCGTTTGCTCGTTGACACGATGAGGCGGACCGGCCTGATTCCGCGCCGCAGGGTGCTCGATCTGTGTACCGGCAGCGGTTTCGTCGCGATCGCCGCCGCTGAAATGGGCTGTGCCAGCGTCACCGCGTTCGACATCTGCCCACATGCCGTGCGCTGCTCCCGCGACAACGTCGCCGACGCCGGAGTGGACGTCGACGTTCGTCAAGGCTCGTGGGCACGGGCTTTCGACTGCGCGCCGTTCGAGGTGATCGTGTCCAACCCGCCGTACGTCCCCGCTCCGCCCGTCGACGACTCCGATGCCATCTCGCCGGCAGCCGGTCCGTCATGGGCCTGGAATGCCGGTCTCGACGGGCGCCTGGTGCTGGATCCGCTGTGCGAGTCGGCGGCAAAGCTGTTGTGCGACGGGGGATCCCTGCTGCTGGTGCAGTCGGCTCTGGCAGGCGTGCAGCGGTCCCTGGATTGTCTGTTAGCCACCGGTTTGAACGCTGAAGTATTTGCCTCCCAGTGGATTCCATTCGGCCCAGTGTTGTCGGCGCGGGCGGCATGGCTGGAGGAGACCGGACGGGTACCCCGCGGCTGTCGCGACGAGGAACTCGTGGTGATCCGGGCCGACAAGTCATGA